A section of the Myxococcus virescens genome encodes:
- a CDS encoding helix-hairpin-helix domain-containing protein codes for MRRLVPALLSASLMVGCGPTGSESESSSSSTEHQDAPLTTTDVDVAPECQGLLTFVNTASLSTLDAYLPSDVAQNLVGYRATAPFSTLAQVSGVRGVGPVRLTQIEGGARALGYITSTCAGILDELALSTDDAAALVNLVNTIDSSALYAVLPYAWNGATNLLNLRPFTSAQAISEVTGIGTVSLRNLRNAATQGYALTALIAVLNAQEESLWTSRLSQDFDIQDVIDGAHGNSEFESAQCFGIDPSLFPAGQVWTVRPDLATGTEVYNEIESTVGYADRNEPLPEPLHTDGLAELQARTAGRTFKGCFISYGKGPWGGIQVKFYVDTVTGYRILSEQHWSE; via the coding sequence ATGCGTCGTCTTGTTCCAGCCCTTCTTTCCGCGAGCCTGATGGTCGGATGTGGTCCCACCGGCTCCGAGTCCGAGTCGTCTTCTTCGTCCACGGAGCACCAGGACGCGCCGCTCACCACCACGGACGTGGACGTGGCCCCGGAGTGTCAGGGCCTGCTCACCTTCGTCAACACGGCGTCCCTGTCCACGCTGGACGCCTACCTCCCCAGTGACGTCGCCCAGAACCTCGTCGGCTACCGCGCGACGGCGCCCTTCTCCACGTTGGCGCAGGTGTCCGGTGTCCGGGGTGTCGGTCCGGTGCGCCTGACTCAAATCGAGGGTGGCGCCCGCGCGCTGGGCTACATCACCAGCACCTGCGCCGGCATCCTGGACGAGCTCGCGCTCTCCACCGATGACGCGGCGGCCTTGGTCAACCTGGTGAACACCATCGACAGCAGCGCGTTGTACGCCGTCCTGCCGTACGCGTGGAACGGCGCGACGAACCTCCTCAACCTGCGGCCCTTCACGTCGGCGCAGGCCATCTCCGAGGTGACTGGCATCGGCACGGTCAGCCTGCGCAACCTCCGCAACGCGGCCACGCAGGGCTACGCCCTGACGGCGCTCATCGCCGTGCTCAACGCGCAGGAGGAGAGCCTGTGGACGTCCCGCCTGAGCCAGGACTTCGACATCCAGGACGTGATTGACGGCGCCCACGGCAACAGCGAGTTTGAGAGCGCGCAGTGCTTCGGCATCGACCCCAGCCTCTTCCCCGCGGGTCAGGTCTGGACGGTCCGCCCCGATCTGGCCACGGGCACCGAGGTCTACAACGAGATTGAGAGCACGGTCGGCTACGCGGACCGCAACGAGCCGCTGCCGGAGCCGCTCCACACCGACGGTCTGGCGGAGCTGCAGGCGCGCACCGCCGGGCGCACCTTCAAGGGCTGCTTCATCAGCTACGGGAAGGGCCCGTGGGGCGGCATCCAGGTCAAGTTCTACGTCGACACGGTGACCGGATACCGCATCCTGTCGGAGCAGCACTGGTCGGAGTGA
- a CDS encoding DUF2652 domain-containing protein translates to MAIEKALLLIADIGGYTRFMSHHRFSLAHAQETVAQLLEAVIDASGPLKLAKLEGDAAFFYAVGDDFPGFARKVADIRRAFVSRREQFIADRMCKCDGCMQVSSLTLKFVAHAGEVAFQRVKHLTELAGVDVILVHRMLKNDVPVTEYVLMTDAVHQGLAPELRQLTQGLEHDFEGMGRTATHYLDLNAFVLAAPEPVRPSLPRKLWAKLKLELSSMKYVLGLKQPCENFRNVEVVDAQKP, encoded by the coding sequence ATGGCGATCGAGAAGGCGCTTCTGCTCATCGCGGATATCGGCGGTTACACCCGCTTCATGAGTCACCACCGCTTCAGCCTCGCGCACGCGCAGGAGACGGTGGCGCAGCTGCTCGAGGCCGTCATTGACGCCTCGGGCCCGCTCAAGCTCGCCAAGCTCGAAGGAGACGCGGCGTTCTTCTACGCCGTGGGCGACGATTTTCCCGGCTTCGCCCGGAAGGTCGCGGACATCCGCCGCGCCTTCGTTTCACGGCGAGAGCAGTTCATCGCCGACCGCATGTGCAAGTGCGACGGCTGCATGCAGGTCAGCTCCCTGACGCTCAAGTTCGTGGCCCACGCCGGTGAGGTCGCCTTCCAACGCGTGAAGCACCTCACCGAGCTGGCGGGCGTGGACGTCATCCTGGTGCACCGGATGCTGAAGAACGACGTCCCCGTCACGGAGTACGTCCTGATGACCGACGCCGTGCACCAGGGGCTCGCGCCGGAGCTCCGCCAGCTCACCCAGGGGCTGGAGCACGACTTCGAGGGCATGGGGCGCACGGCGACGCACTACCTGGACCTGAACGCGTTCGTCCTCGCGGCGCCTGAGCCCGTGCGCCCGAGCCTCCCGCGCAAGCTCTGGGCCAAGCTGAAGCTAGAGCTGAGCTCGATGAAGTACGTGCTGGGCCTCAAGCAACCCTGCGAGAACTTCCGCAACGTCGAGGTCGTGGACGCCCAGAAGCCGTAA
- a CDS encoding ArnT family glycosyltransferase — protein MSTDAPIVAAPPDAFQKRLDGLLIVALVVWGLAQLAPHLAHPAIYIWDEAMHQAAARGTHDTFFTPHIYKDPVFPADPRHWWAAHVWMHKPTGPFWFGALMMHVVGVTPLALRLASLLGHLAAAVSIYLIARRPAGRFWAVLGAAGFLAMPFGWQLVQGRIFGDVTDCTLTGCNAIAVALLFHATRQDSWRWGLAAGAAVGLGFLCKTGLALTPLGIAATLWALSRLRFCPGPRFSTVVAMVGMAVLLAAPWSFYSAWRWPELHDLEARVTRAHLFADPTVDVGPWHRPVDALLNEVNTQSLAPLPAVLPLLAFVWLLVRAVRRRELEVVGLALWVGATWLVLSLSVVKVPAIAWGAVPAVLAALAIMGADARRHPALAAALLAAVSTPWFVKHLPVLGDVRAVLPTVLVQTRARPGLAEGLVVAAAAALLAALVCWRLPRKLSWAPQGLGLLASGVLAWLLAVTFPVAKADSQARHLDDLYVTYSREVGRALDRQTPARSVLFLAQDSDVPNSMEYLSLMFWSNRMTYRRPPDVVSARKHGYHPYLVSPLAERYAPVPGVPPDAALRAYDLEAPRSEPAPLPDGVMPLAFRDKDMEVLGVAAGHAGGGRDRYAFYVRAHGVLRALRVVFHGPGGSVERMLEPGAALRQPATLRRASWFIVPVLGPPRAGVTHLELGANGQRVTFSHPGA, from the coding sequence ATGAGCACCGACGCCCCGATTGTCGCCGCACCCCCCGATGCTTTTCAAAAGCGTCTCGATGGACTGCTCATCGTGGCGCTCGTCGTCTGGGGATTGGCCCAACTGGCGCCTCACCTGGCGCATCCGGCCATCTACATCTGGGACGAGGCGATGCACCAGGCCGCCGCGCGCGGCACGCACGACACCTTCTTCACGCCGCACATCTACAAGGACCCGGTCTTCCCCGCGGACCCGCGCCATTGGTGGGCCGCGCACGTGTGGATGCACAAGCCCACGGGGCCCTTCTGGTTCGGCGCGCTGATGATGCACGTGGTGGGCGTGACGCCGCTGGCGTTGCGGCTGGCCTCGCTCCTGGGGCACCTGGCCGCGGCGGTGTCCATCTATCTCATCGCGCGCAGGCCCGCCGGGCGCTTCTGGGCCGTGCTGGGGGCGGCGGGCTTCCTCGCCATGCCCTTTGGCTGGCAGCTCGTCCAGGGGCGCATCTTCGGCGATGTGACGGATTGCACCCTGACGGGCTGCAACGCCATCGCGGTGGCGCTCCTGTTCCACGCCACGCGCCAGGACTCCTGGCGGTGGGGGCTGGCGGCAGGGGCGGCCGTGGGGCTGGGCTTCCTTTGCAAGACGGGGCTCGCGCTGACGCCCCTGGGCATCGCGGCGACGCTGTGGGCGCTCAGCCGGCTGCGCTTCTGTCCGGGGCCGAGGTTCAGCACGGTGGTGGCCATGGTGGGCATGGCCGTGCTCCTGGCCGCGCCATGGAGCTTCTACTCCGCATGGCGCTGGCCGGAGCTGCATGACTTGGAGGCGCGGGTGACGCGCGCCCACCTCTTCGCCGACCCGACAGTGGACGTGGGGCCCTGGCACCGGCCGGTGGATGCCCTCCTGAACGAGGTCAACACCCAGAGCCTGGCGCCGCTGCCCGCGGTGTTGCCGCTGCTCGCCTTCGTGTGGCTGCTGGTGCGCGCGGTGCGCCGGCGGGAACTGGAGGTGGTGGGGCTCGCGTTGTGGGTGGGGGCCACCTGGCTCGTGTTGTCACTGAGCGTGGTGAAGGTCCCCGCCATTGCCTGGGGGGCGGTGCCCGCCGTCCTGGCAGCGTTGGCCATCATGGGCGCGGATGCCAGACGCCACCCCGCGCTCGCGGCGGCGCTCCTGGCGGCGGTCTCCACGCCGTGGTTCGTCAAGCACCTGCCGGTGCTCGGCGATGTCCGCGCCGTGCTCCCCACGGTGCTGGTGCAGACGCGCGCCCGGCCCGGGCTCGCCGAGGGACTGGTCGTTGCCGCCGCGGCGGCGCTGCTCGCCGCGCTCGTGTGCTGGCGCCTGCCGCGGAAGCTGTCCTGGGCGCCCCAGGGGCTGGGGCTCCTGGCCTCGGGCGTGCTCGCGTGGCTGCTGGCCGTCACCTTCCCAGTGGCGAAGGCAGACTCCCAGGCCAGGCATCTGGATGACCTGTACGTCACCTACTCCCGCGAGGTGGGGCGCGCGCTCGACCGGCAGACGCCGGCGCGCAGTGTCCTCTTCCTCGCGCAGGACTCGGACGTGCCCAACTCCATGGAGTACCTGAGCCTCATGTTCTGGAGCAACCGCATGACGTACCGGCGGCCGCCCGACGTCGTGAGTGCTCGCAAGCACGGCTATCACCCGTACCTCGTCTCGCCGCTCGCGGAGCGCTACGCCCCCGTCCCCGGTGTGCCTCCGGATGCCGCGCTGCGCGCCTATGACCTGGAGGCACCCCGGTCCGAACCCGCGCCACTCCCTGATGGGGTCATGCCGTTGGCCTTCCGTGACAAGGACATGGAGGTGCTGGGCGTCGCGGCGGGCCACGCGGGTGGGGGCCGTGACCGGTATGCCTTCTACGTCCGCGCCCATGGCGTGCTTCGCGCGCTGCGCGTCGTCTTCCACGGACCGGGCGGAAGCGTGGAGCGCATGCTGGAGCCCGGCGCCGCGCTGCGACAGCCCGCCACGCTGCGGCGCGCCAGCTGGTTCATCGTGCCCGTGCTGGGGCCTCCCCGCGCCGGCGTGACGCATCTGGAGCTGGGCGCCAACGGCCAGCGGGTGACGTTCTCCCACCCGGGTGCCTGA
- a CDS encoding acyl-CoA desaturase has product MNTATLGHPEVSLNGKGAGGPRASTASVVPPEVGRLRFDAARTLWLWGMLIPGVTVGLAAATPTTVAVSLLLTFATLCLGHSVGLHRGVIHRTYEAGPLTRGVLAYLFVLSGLGGPLSWARLHAVRDYWQNRPDCPPYFAYEHSMARDFGWNLHLRFEPADDQALARLPPDVLTDPWLRFLERTWPLHVLGLAGVVLAVLGPEAVALCVCARTAAGILGHWAVGYAAHVWGERRYALPGAAESGTNIWVLGVLSFGEGFHNNHHAFPGSARMGQKAHELDLGWWAIRGLRRLGLVRDVREHPIRPRPHTRALTARSLPSTGPRPGTAPSSSPSPPPGREA; this is encoded by the coding sequence ATGAATACCGCGACGCTGGGACATCCCGAGGTCTCCCTGAACGGGAAAGGCGCAGGCGGGCCGCGCGCGAGCACCGCATCCGTGGTGCCTCCCGAGGTGGGCCGCTTGCGCTTCGATGCGGCGCGGACGCTGTGGCTCTGGGGCATGCTCATCCCCGGTGTCACCGTGGGGCTCGCGGCGGCGACGCCCACCACGGTGGCGGTGTCGCTCCTGCTCACCTTCGCGACGCTCTGCCTGGGACACTCGGTGGGCCTGCATCGCGGCGTCATCCACCGCACCTACGAGGCGGGCCCTCTCACCCGCGGCGTGCTCGCGTACCTGTTCGTGCTGAGCGGACTCGGCGGCCCCCTGTCGTGGGCACGCCTGCACGCGGTGCGCGACTACTGGCAGAACCGCCCCGACTGTCCGCCCTACTTCGCCTATGAGCACTCGATGGCCCGCGACTTCGGCTGGAACCTGCACCTGCGCTTCGAGCCCGCGGATGACCAGGCCCTGGCGCGGCTTCCGCCAGACGTATTGACGGACCCGTGGCTCCGCTTCCTGGAGCGAACGTGGCCGCTCCACGTGCTCGGGCTGGCGGGGGTGGTGCTCGCGGTGCTGGGCCCCGAGGCCGTGGCCCTCTGCGTTTGTGCCCGCACGGCCGCCGGCATCCTCGGACACTGGGCCGTGGGCTACGCGGCCCATGTCTGGGGAGAGCGGCGCTACGCCCTGCCGGGCGCGGCGGAGAGCGGTACGAACATCTGGGTGCTCGGCGTGCTGTCGTTCGGCGAGGGCTTCCACAACAACCACCACGCCTTCCCAGGCTCCGCGCGCATGGGCCAGAAGGCGCACGAGCTGGACCTGGGGTGGTGGGCCATCCGAGGGCTGCGCCGGCTGGGGCTCGTGCGTGATGTACGGGAACACCCCATCCGACCACGCCCCCACACCCGAGCGCTCACTGCGAGGTCGCTTCCATCCACTGGACCACGACCTGGCACAGCGCCTTCTTCTTCGCCTTCACCTCCGCCAGGTCGCGAAGCGTGA
- a CDS encoding trypsin-like serine protease: MMSVKVMRRWSTVGAMSLLVGCGPEMVEEQAESAAPATIEQDIVGGTTTTINENPWQVSLRYGGHWCGGSILNKDWILTAAHCVDGYAVSSIVAGSTSSTNTSTGQTRNVAQTIIHEDYGASGNDVALLRLATSLDLNGTTVAAIPRISAADAASGATDPAVVARVTGWGATSSGGSGSATLRTVDVNLISNTEAQQSYPNEYIGPDQIGAKAPGKDSCQGDSGGPLTVNHNGTRKLAGVVSWGYGCADARYPGMYARVSHFESWIDSKLSGTTPPPGTTLLAQTNLSGSSSTWKHFAITVPSGTTSLKVTQSGGSGDADLYVRSGSQPTTSAYNCRPYLSGNEETCNFSNPQAGTWYVSVRGYSSYSGVSVTATIP, translated from the coding sequence ATGATGTCAGTGAAGGTCATGCGGCGGTGGTCGACAGTTGGCGCGATGTCGTTGCTGGTCGGTTGCGGTCCGGAGATGGTCGAGGAGCAGGCGGAGTCCGCGGCGCCGGCGACCATCGAGCAGGACATCGTCGGTGGCACCACCACGACCATCAATGAGAATCCGTGGCAGGTGTCCCTGCGGTACGGCGGCCACTGGTGCGGTGGCTCCATCCTCAACAAGGATTGGATTCTGACCGCCGCGCACTGTGTGGATGGTTACGCCGTCAGCAGCATCGTGGCGGGCTCCACCTCGAGCACGAACACGAGCACGGGCCAGACGCGCAACGTGGCGCAGACCATCATTCATGAAGATTACGGCGCTTCCGGCAACGACGTTGCCTTGCTCCGTCTGGCCACGTCGCTGGACCTCAATGGCACCACCGTCGCGGCCATTCCCCGCATCTCGGCGGCGGATGCCGCGAGCGGCGCCACCGACCCGGCCGTGGTCGCGCGCGTGACGGGCTGGGGTGCGACCTCCTCCGGTGGTTCGGGGTCCGCCACCCTGCGCACGGTGGACGTCAACCTGATTTCGAACACGGAGGCGCAGCAGAGCTACCCCAATGAGTACATTGGCCCGGATCAGATTGGCGCCAAGGCGCCGGGCAAGGACTCGTGCCAGGGCGACAGCGGTGGTCCGCTCACCGTCAATCACAATGGCACCCGCAAGCTCGCGGGCGTCGTGAGCTGGGGCTACGGCTGCGCCGACGCGCGCTACCCGGGCATGTACGCGCGCGTGTCGCACTTCGAGAGCTGGATCGACTCCAAGCTCAGTGGGACGACCCCGCCGCCCGGCACCACGCTGCTTGCCCAGACGAACCTGTCCGGCTCGTCCAGCACCTGGAAGCACTTCGCCATCACGGTCCCCAGCGGCACGACGTCGCTCAAGGTGACGCAGTCGGGGGGCTCGGGTGACGCGGACCTCTATGTGCGCAGCGGCTCGCAGCCCACCACCAGCGCCTACAACTGCCGGCCCTATCTGTCCGGCAACGAGGAGACCTGCAACTTCTCCAACCCCCAGGCTGGCACCTGGTACGTGTCCGTGCGCGGCTATTCGTCCTACTCGGGCGTGTCCGTGACGGCCACGATTCCGTAA
- a CDS encoding DinB family protein translates to MSNPLRDTLLGQLDVAWALTLYHLEGLTTEDCLRRPASVGLHVQQGPDGKWHVEWPEHEGYDLGPASVAWLTWHLGFWWSMVHNHSFGDATLTREQVEWPGTADAVRDLISRRYTEWRAAIEQLSDEDLRSTERTRWPLQGKPFGDIVAWVNLELMKNAAEIGYARFVLAVAPRPPG, encoded by the coding sequence ATGTCCAACCCACTCCGAGACACGCTCCTGGGACAACTCGACGTCGCCTGGGCACTCACCCTCTATCACCTGGAGGGATTGACCACGGAGGACTGCCTGCGCCGTCCCGCGTCCGTGGGTCTCCATGTCCAGCAGGGCCCGGATGGAAAGTGGCATGTCGAGTGGCCCGAGCACGAAGGTTACGACCTGGGGCCCGCGAGTGTGGCCTGGCTCACGTGGCACCTGGGGTTTTGGTGGTCCATGGTTCACAACCACTCGTTCGGGGATGCCACCCTGACGCGGGAGCAGGTGGAGTGGCCGGGTACCGCGGACGCCGTGCGCGACTTGATTTCGCGGCGGTACACGGAGTGGCGCGCCGCCATCGAGCAACTCAGCGACGAGGACCTCCGCTCCACGGAGCGCACGCGTTGGCCGCTGCAAGGCAAGCCCTTCGGTGACATCGTGGCCTGGGTCAACCTGGAGTTGATGAAGAACGCGGCGGAGATTGGCTACGCGCGCTTCGTCCTGGCCGTTGCGCCCCGGCCGCCAGGGTAA
- a CDS encoding alpha/beta fold hydrolase — MADITHRTVKANGINLHIAEAGSGPLVVLLHGWPESWYSWRHQLPALAEAGYHVVAPDVRGYGQSDKPEAIEAYSMKQLVGDVVGLLDALGEKTAVVIGHDWGSAIAWNCAALHPDRFRAVVGMSVPHLGRAPMPPIQLFQRMFGEKWFYILYFQEPGVAEAEFEADVPRTVRAILTGTPGFDVTNPVVLAKKKGEGFLARLDVPETLPNWLTEADVAYFAKELAGSGFRGGLNRYRNMDRDWHELPELATAVISQPALYLVGEKDPVRAFSPVDPMKALVPNLADIHVVPGAGHWVQQERSAEVNAALLTFLKKLPA, encoded by the coding sequence ATGGCTGACATCACGCATCGAACCGTGAAGGCGAATGGCATCAACCTGCACATCGCGGAGGCGGGTTCAGGGCCGCTCGTGGTGCTCCTGCACGGTTGGCCGGAGTCCTGGTACTCGTGGCGCCATCAGCTTCCGGCGTTGGCGGAGGCGGGGTACCACGTGGTGGCTCCAGACGTCCGTGGCTACGGCCAGAGCGACAAGCCGGAGGCCATCGAGGCGTACAGCATGAAGCAACTGGTGGGTGATGTGGTTGGCCTGCTGGATGCGCTGGGGGAGAAGACGGCCGTCGTCATCGGCCACGACTGGGGCTCGGCGATCGCCTGGAACTGCGCCGCCCTGCATCCCGACCGCTTCCGCGCGGTGGTGGGAATGAGCGTTCCCCATCTGGGCCGCGCGCCCATGCCGCCGATTCAATTGTTCCAGCGCATGTTCGGCGAGAAGTGGTTCTACATCCTCTACTTCCAGGAGCCCGGCGTGGCCGAGGCCGAGTTCGAGGCGGACGTCCCGAGAACGGTCCGGGCGATTCTCACGGGCACCCCCGGCTTCGATGTGACGAATCCCGTCGTGCTGGCGAAGAAGAAGGGGGAAGGCTTCCTCGCGAGGCTCGACGTACCTGAGACCTTGCCCAACTGGCTGACCGAGGCGGACGTCGCGTACTTCGCGAAGGAGCTCGCCGGCAGTGGATTCCGGGGCGGGCTCAATCGCTACCGCAACATGGACCGGGACTGGCACGAACTGCCTGAGCTGGCGACGGCGGTCATCTCGCAGCCGGCCCTCTATCTCGTCGGAGAGAAGGACCCGGTGCGTGCCTTCTCGCCCGTTGACCCGATGAAGGCCCTGGTGCCGAACCTGGCCGACATCCACGTCGTTCCCGGCGCGGGGCATTGGGTTCAGCAGGAGCGCTCCGCCGAGGTGAATGCCGCGCTGCTGACCTTCCTGAAGAAGCTGCCGGCCTGA
- a CDS encoding lysoplasmalogenase, translating to MRSASGSATKFLAAVGVAGAVGYLLALDVARADVRVAAKALPMLCLLLWQWPPLGRYGRWIFAGLALSLLGDVLLDVGPGLFLPGLGAFLLAHVSYVAAYVTVSRQPRWGRALPFVFLAVGASAFLWPHLGEMALPVTAYVAVICAMTWRAWAMLGSPGLSRRAQGFALAGALLFAVSDGLLALKLFVRPLPGSGYAIMLCYWAAQWCIAVSAREPRQSDAPRTLQAEGVGSSA from the coding sequence ATGCGCAGCGCGTCTGGCAGTGCGACGAAATTCCTCGCGGCGGTGGGTGTCGCGGGGGCGGTGGGATACCTCCTCGCGCTGGACGTGGCCCGTGCGGACGTCCGGGTGGCCGCGAAGGCGCTGCCCATGCTCTGTTTGCTCCTGTGGCAGTGGCCGCCGCTCGGACGCTACGGGCGATGGATATTCGCCGGCCTGGCGCTGTCGCTGCTGGGAGACGTGCTGCTGGACGTGGGGCCAGGGCTGTTCCTCCCGGGCCTGGGGGCCTTCCTGCTGGCGCACGTGAGCTACGTCGCCGCGTATGTCACGGTGTCGCGCCAGCCGCGGTGGGGCAGGGCGCTGCCCTTCGTGTTCCTGGCGGTGGGGGCCAGCGCCTTTCTCTGGCCCCACCTGGGCGAGATGGCGCTCCCGGTGACGGCCTACGTCGCCGTCATCTGTGCGATGACATGGCGTGCGTGGGCCATGCTGGGGAGCCCGGGGCTTTCGCGTCGCGCGCAGGGGTTCGCGCTCGCGGGGGCGCTGCTGTTCGCCGTCAGTGACGGACTGCTGGCGCTCAAGCTCTTCGTACGCCCGCTGCCGGGCTCCGGCTACGCCATCATGCTGTGTTACTGGGCCGCGCAGTGGTGCATCGCCGTCTCCGCGCGCGAGCCCCGCCAGTCTGACGCGCCGCGAACCCTTCAGGCCGAAGGGGTGGGTTCCAGCGCCTGA
- a CDS encoding O-acetyl-ADP-ribose deacetylase, giving the protein MSDERLVLMRGDITQVQADAIVNAANSTLLGGGGVDGAIHRAAGRGLLAECRTLGRCPPGEARITGGHALPAKHVIHAVGPVWQGGSNGEETVLARCYRRAFSLMEQHGLGTIAFPSISTGAYGYPIERAARIALREILAALQRMPTLQRVTVVLFSDSDLEVYQRARQALEPTPSA; this is encoded by the coding sequence ATGAGCGATGAGCGATTGGTGCTGATGCGGGGAGACATCACCCAGGTCCAAGCCGATGCGATTGTGAACGCAGCCAACTCCACACTGTTGGGAGGCGGAGGCGTCGACGGGGCCATCCACCGAGCGGCGGGGCGCGGCCTTCTGGCCGAATGCCGGACCCTGGGACGTTGCCCTCCAGGAGAAGCGCGCATCACCGGAGGCCATGCCCTCCCCGCCAAGCATGTCATCCACGCCGTGGGGCCCGTGTGGCAAGGAGGAAGCAACGGCGAGGAGACGGTGCTCGCGCGCTGCTACCGGCGGGCCTTCTCCCTGATGGAACAGCACGGCCTTGGCACCATCGCCTTCCCGTCCATCTCCACGGGCGCCTATGGGTACCCCATCGAGCGGGCGGCTCGAATCGCCTTGCGCGAGATTCTGGCCGCGCTGCAACGCATGCCGACCCTCCAGCGCGTCACCGTGGTGCTGTTCAGCGACAGCGACCTCGAGGTGTACCAACGCGCACGTCAGGCGCTGGAACCCACCCCTTCGGCCTGA
- a CDS encoding GFA family protein, translating into MSVDTTEVALMVIPGKCHCGNLSFTLVWEPSPDEIPARACGCSFCVKHVGVWTSHPGGTLKISVQEPAQVSRYVFGTRTAEFHSCGRCGVVPVVTSLIDGQLYAVVNVNAFEGIDPARIRRSSGSFDDEDAATRLARRKRNWIANVEMLESPRP; encoded by the coding sequence GTGAGCGTCGACACGACGGAGGTCGCGCTCATGGTGATTCCAGGGAAGTGCCACTGCGGGAACCTGTCCTTCACGCTCGTCTGGGAGCCGAGTCCGGACGAGATTCCCGCACGGGCCTGTGGTTGTTCGTTCTGCGTCAAGCACGTGGGGGTCTGGACGTCTCATCCAGGGGGGACACTCAAAATCTCGGTCCAGGAGCCGGCACAGGTCTCCCGGTATGTCTTCGGCACGCGGACCGCGGAGTTCCACTCCTGTGGCCGGTGCGGCGTCGTTCCCGTGGTGACCAGCCTCATCGACGGCCAGCTCTACGCGGTCGTCAATGTCAACGCGTTCGAGGGTATCGACCCGGCGCGGATTCGCCGCAGCTCGGGCAGCTTCGACGACGAGGATGCCGCGACGCGGCTTGCGCGCCGGAAGCGCAACTGGATTGCCAACGTGGAGATGCTGGAGTCGCCGCGTCCCTGA
- a CDS encoding DUF1801 domain-containing protein translates to MSNRSEEVERFMQELEHARKDEVESLRTAILAAHPGIAERIKWNAPSFCFKGDDRVTFKLKPKDCVQLIFHRGAKVKATQGFSFEDTSGLLQWAAPDRAIVTLRDLAEVKAKKKALCQVVVQWMEATSQ, encoded by the coding sequence GTGTCGAACCGGTCCGAAGAAGTCGAGCGATTCATGCAGGAGCTCGAACATGCCCGGAAGGACGAAGTCGAAAGCCTGCGCACCGCCATCCTGGCCGCCCATCCAGGCATCGCGGAGCGCATCAAGTGGAACGCGCCAAGCTTCTGCTTCAAGGGCGATGACCGGGTGACATTCAAGCTGAAGCCCAAGGACTGCGTTCAGCTCATCTTCCACCGGGGCGCGAAGGTGAAGGCGACGCAAGGCTTCTCCTTCGAGGACACCAGCGGCCTGCTTCAGTGGGCAGCCCCGGACCGCGCCATCGTCACGCTTCGCGACCTGGCGGAGGTGAAGGCGAAGAAGAAGGCGCTGTGCCAGGTCGTGGTCCAGTGGATGGAAGCGACCTCGCAGTGA
- a CDS encoding TetR/AcrR family transcriptional regulator: protein MATRNKAGTTGGPKRGRPRGRTEQGHETRQRLYATALGFISARGYEATHLRDIAKEAGVSVGLLYRYFPSKRAIVLAMYDELSSAYAARAEALPAGAWRERFLFALRASLGVLGPHHEVLKALIPVLVGGEEDGLFAPQTAFSRQRVQAVFEDAVAGATDVPSNATVAHALGRLLYVAHLAVVLWWLLDKSPRQRATEGLVSMLAGLLPPAALLLRLPGAGSMVLGADALCRQALFGEPARAQAEEVTR from the coding sequence ATGGCGACGCGGAACAAGGCAGGAACGACGGGCGGGCCCAAGCGGGGACGCCCCCGGGGTCGGACGGAGCAGGGCCACGAGACGCGCCAACGGCTGTATGCAACCGCGCTGGGGTTCATCTCCGCGCGGGGCTACGAGGCCACCCATCTGCGGGACATCGCCAAGGAGGCGGGGGTGAGCGTTGGCCTGCTGTACCGGTACTTTCCCAGCAAGCGCGCCATCGTCCTGGCGATGTACGACGAGTTGTCCTCGGCGTATGCGGCGCGCGCCGAGGCGTTGCCCGCCGGCGCCTGGCGGGAGCGCTTCCTGTTCGCGCTCCGGGCCAGCCTTGGCGTGCTCGGGCCGCACCACGAGGTGCTCAAGGCGCTGATTCCCGTGCTCGTGGGCGGAGAAGAGGACGGCCTGTTCGCGCCGCAGACGGCGTTCTCCCGGCAACGGGTCCAGGCGGTCTTTGAAGACGCCGTTGCGGGCGCCACGGATGTCCCGAGCAACGCCACGGTGGCCCATGCACTGGGCCGGCTGCTCTACGTCGCGCACCTGGCCGTGGTGCTGTGGTGGCTGCTCGACAAGAGCCCACGTCAGCGCGCCACCGAGGGCCTGGTGTCGATGCTGGCGGGCCTGCTGCCCCCTGCAGCGCTCCTGCTCCGGCTGCCCGGTGCCGGAAGCATGGTCCTGGGCGCGGACGCCCTCTGCCGGCAGGCGCTCTTCGGCGAACCGGCGCGTGCCCAGGCGGAAGAGGTGACGCGATGA